The genome window TTACGGCGTTTCTCTCAGCAGTCGTGGCTATTTCATTAGTAGTTGGTGGAGTTGGAATCATGAATATTATGTTGGTCTCTGTTACGGAAAGAACACGTGAAATAGGTCTACGTAAAGCACTGGGAGCCACAAAGAAAGATATTCGCAGGCAGTTCCTTTATGAGGCGGTGATCTTAACCGGAGTAGGTGGCATACTCGGCGTGGTTATAGGAGGTCTGCTTGCCTACGGAGTATCCGTGATATTGGCAAGCACTGTCGTATCTGGATGGTCGTTCAGCTTCCCTATTATGGGAGCAATAATTGGTATTCTTGTTTCTGCCGGAGTGGGTCTTTTGTTTGGAATTTATCCGGCAACACAGGCGGCGGAGAAAAGCCCAATTGAAGCATTGAGGTATGAGTAAGCGTATTGGGTTTTCTATAATATTTGTTGACAAACGATCATTTTAACGCATACTAGTTGAGTAAGTTCAAAATCTACTAGTTTTTGTTGTGGGCTAAGCTATTAAATTCTATTTATTTTATTCAATAAAACAAAACCTAGTCGTTTATATTCAGAATACATTGAGTAAAGGTTTTAGTTAAAGTCATTATATTTTGTTTATGGAAACTTTCTTAAAAGTAGTAGTTTTATATGTATAAAAACAAGTCACAACACAAAAATAAACGTTCTTCTAGATCACACCAGCAGAGAAAGAAAGTGCAAAAGATGGACGTAAATAAGTTTATAAATAAACCTGAAGTCGTAGAAGAAAAACAGGAAGAGATACCTGAGCATTCTTCATTTAATGATTTTGAGGTAGATGAGCGAATTAAGAAAAATATAATAGACAAGGGCTTCGAGACCCCGACTCCGATTCAAGACAAGATCATTCCCCATCTTCTTGATGGCCTTGATGTAGTTGGTATAGCAAATACCGGTACCGGCAAAACCGCTGCTTTCCTGATACCTCTGATCGATAAGGTTCTAAAGGATCCAAGCGAAAATATTCTGATCATTACACCTACTCGCGAGCTGGCTATTCAAATTCACGATGAACTTATTGAACTTACTAAAAAGACCAGTGTGTTCGGGGTATGTTGTGTCGGCGGAGCTCCTATTGAAAGACAGATAAGGGCGATCGAGCGACCTTACACGAAGTTCGTTATCGGGACTCCAGGACGGATCGAAGACCTGATGGATCAAGATATCCTTGACGTCTCAAAATATAACTCTGTTGTTCTAGACGAAGCAGATAGGATGCTTGATATGGGATTCATAGAAGACATGAGATTTATTCTAAATCATATGCCAACGGAGCGTCATACTATGTTCTTCTCGGCTACTTTTTCAAAAGAAATAGAATCATTGGTTGATGAGTTTTTGAACAAGCCGGTGAGAGTTTCTGTAAAAACTGGTGAAACAGCAAAAAACGTGGAGCAGGATGTCATAAAAATCGATCAAAAGGTTGGAAAGGTCAACGTACTTTGTGAACTTTTGAATGAACCTGGTTTTGAAAAGGTGCTCGTTTTTGGTAGGACCAAGCGAGGAGTGGAAAATCTTTCAAACGCCCTGTTGAAAAAGGGAATAAAGGCCGGCAGTATTCACGGAGACAAAAGTCAATTTCAAAGACAAAGAGCGCTCGGTTTGTTTAAGGAAAATCAACTTCAGGTCTTGATAGCCACTGACGTAGCGGCGCGTGGTCTGGATATTTCGAATATAAGTCACGTTATAAACTTTGACTTGCCGGCCACAGATGAAGATTATATTCATCGGATCGGTAGAACCGGCCGAGCAGACAAGAAAGGAAAAGCTCTAACGTTTGTTGAGTAAGCTTATTCGACAATAGTCGATTAAGCAGTTATTGGTGAGTGCGGTACAATATCCTAAATGGTTGATTTTATAACAGAGACCATATCTGAGGGGAGCTATCTGGGCATAGCTCTTTTGATGCTGGTTGAGAACATCTTCCCTCCGATACCTTCTGAGTTGATAATGCCCTTTGCTGGTTTTGTTGCCGCGCGAGGCGAGATGTCGGTTATTGGTGTTGTTATTGCGGGAACTCTTGGGTCCGTTCTAGGGACTTTTTTGTGGTACATCGCGGCTCGTTGGTTTGGTGAAAGGCGAGTGAGGGCTTTTGCTCTAAAATTTGAGCGCTGGCTTACGCTCACTCAAAAAGAGATCGACGACGCGCAATGGTGGTTTGATCGAAAGGGATGGTTAGCTGTTCTATTGGGCAGATTACTGCCGGGTATTCGCACAATAATTTCGGTTCCGGCGGGAGTCGCGCGTATGCCGGTGTATACGTTTCTTTTGCTTACAACGATAGGTTCTCTCGTCTGGGTTTCCATTCTTACAATTTTGGGTCTAGTTCTAGACGCGCAGTATGTTTTGGTGGAGGAATGGCTTGATCCGGTTTCTAAAATGATTTTATTTGGTCTTATAGGGTGGTATGTCTATAGGGTAGTAACATACGGAATGAGAAGTAAGGGTCAAAAACAAACTGATAATGACAGTGACAACTACACACAACTTTAAAAACTGTTAGAATCTCCTCTATGTCTGGAAATACAATTATTCGTTTTGACGAAGTAGATTTCGATTTTGGTTATACAAAGCCGATATTGGATGAGGTTAGTTTTACTATCCGTCGCGGCTCTAAGATCGCTTTGATGGGACAGAATGGCGCCGGAAAGAGTACTCTTTTCAAGTTATTTACCGGTGAATTTAAACCTCATGAAGGAAAGATAACCAACGACCGAAATCCCTCAATTGCTGTCGCGAAGCAAGTGATAGACACGAAAGATCTCGATAAAACAGTTCGTGATTATTTTCAGGATGCTTTTGAGGAGGTTGTGTATGATATAGATCCGCGCATAGACGAAGTTCTTGAAATAGTTAATCTCGAAGCTGATAAGGATAAAACGCTTAGGAAATTTTCCGGTGGTCAGAAAGCGCGTTTGCTCTTAGCTTTTGCTCTGATACAGAAACCGGATATTATACTTCTTGATGAACCGACGAACAATCTCGACAAGAAAGGAATAGAGCACCTGAGAGATTTTCTAAAAAATTACCAAGGAACATGTGTGGTCATTTCTCACGACGCTGAGTTTCTCAACTACTTTACTAACGGCGTGCTCTATTTGGATGTGCATACTCATAAGGTAGAGCAATATGTTGGAAACTATAACGATGTAGTGAAAGAAATATCTTCGCGGATCGCGGCAGAAGAGAGAAAAAACGCACAACTTAAAAAGGGTATACAGGAAAAGAAAGACAAGGCCAACTTTTTTGCCAGCAAAGGAGGGCAAATGCGAGCTCGCGCAAAAAAGATGCGCGTAGAAGCAAGCGAGATGCAAGAATCCAAGGTTGAGATCAGGAAAGAGGATAAAGTGATACCCAATTTTCAAATACCATTACAGGAAAATGTTCCGGACACAGTTGTGCTCTTTCACACGATTTCCCTTATGAAGGGCGGTGAAGAAAAGGAAAAGAAAAAGCGTCTTGAGCTGCACAAAGGTGACATTTTGTTACTAAAAGGACCAAACGGTATAGGAAAGACAACATTTCTCGAAAAGTTCATTGAAACTCCAACGCGGTTTTCTGAGATAGGTCCTGAAGTTAAAATTGGATACTACTCGCAAGATTTTTCTCGCCTTGATCATGACGCAACCGTTTTTGAAGTGCTGAAAAGATCAGCAATTGAAAACAATGAAGAGAAAATTCGTGCCACGGCGGCAAAATTCCTCATCGGCTCGGATCTTATTTTTAAGGAAATACACACACTCTCTGAAGGTCAGAAGGGATTGGTTTCGCTCGCAAGGTTGGTCCTTGAGGAGCCCGCTCTTATAGTCTTGGACGAGCCCACGAATCATATAAATTTCCGCCATTTGCCAATAATTGCCAAAGCGGTTAAAGATTTTAAGGGAGTAGTTATCTTGGTTTCTCACAACGACAGTTTTGTGAATGAAATAGGAGAGACAAAGACTCTTGATTTGGAAACAATATAGATCTTTTAGCAAAAGAATATTGTTTCCACAGTTAACGCTTTCTAAATATTAGTGAATGGGTGTAGTATTAGACCTATGAATAGAGGATTTACTCTGGTTGAACTTTTAGGGGTCATAGTTATCATTGGCCTCCTTAGTGGTATTATTCTTCCGCAGATAAACGGGATGAGAGAAAAAGGCCGAGACACGGAAAGGATCACTGATGTTAAAAAGATGCAGACATCACTTGAGCGCTATTTTGATAGAAACGGAGAGTATCCCGATGTTGGTTCCAGCAAAACATATGCTGTAAGTGGTGATTCAGGTGATCCTTCTTGTTATTCCGGTGATTCGATAGCATTTCCAGACTCGGGACTTATAAATTTGGTAAACCAAGGGCTTATCTCAAGTCTCCCGCGAGATCCTATAAATGAGTCCAATCACTGTTATTTGTACAGAAAAAATTACACATGTAGTGGTAATATGCCCTCGGGACAAACGACCGGATATGTGCTTTTGTTTAAACCGGAAAATTTTGACACATTTGGAGGCGACAATGGCGGAGAAAACGGCGCCTTGAACTGGGATGACAATAATGATTGGCTTTGCGTAGAATCATAGTTTTATGAAGAAAAATTTGATCATTACAGTTCTTGCCATACTTTTATTTTTAGCTGTTGTGTATATTGTGCTTATTTTTAATCTATCGGGCACGTTTTGCGGTGTTCAGGTGGAAACCGATAAGTATTCACTAATTGCCAACCGGGAACAGGTAGAAGGCGAGGGCTTAGATCCGGAGTCTGAGGAAAGTAGCGGAGCTCGAGATCACGTCTCTCAGAATTCCCAGAATGATCTTAAAGAAAATATAATAGGATCATGGAGGGATGCGCAAAATGAGCAAAGCATAACGAGCTTTGAAGCCAGTGGCACTTTTAGGTTTGTATATTCAGGTGGAGCAATCCAAGAAACTGGGACGTATCAGATCTTTGCTGACGCCAGTGTGGTTCCGGAAGAACTGCCGAATATATCCGGTCCCGTGTTAAGACAATCTGTCGGCGGTAACCATACTTATTATGAAATTCTTGAAATCACTAAAGATAATATGATGCTCGTTGACCTTAACGATGGAAGAACATACGAGTTCGAAAAAGTTAACTAAAACAAAAATAGCCGCCTAATCTGTCCACAGAGTCTCTTAATTAGAGATATATCTTATATGGTATGATTAATACGATGAAATCGTCCACTGGCAGGCTATCATTGCGTCCTTTTGAAGCAATTTTGTTTCTTTCCGGTGTTGGTATATTGCTTAGCGTTCCGGTTATTTTTTTCTTTGAGATCTTTGCAGTTTGGGTTATCGCGAAAGTACTGTACGGTCTCGGGGTGGCCGTTTTTTTAGTGGAAGCCGTTTTAACTATCAAAAAATATGCTCGCGGTTGAGTACATTGAGTTGGTTTCTTTCATAAAACAAGCCAGTTTGGCTTTGGCTGGAGCAGCGGCGCTTTGGGGCGCCGTAATCTATTTTTTAAGCGTAAGAGCCAAAAAAGGCGGACACAACGAGACAGGGTCGTTAATTCTCGAATGGATTTCGTTAAGATTATTTGCTCTGTTTAGCGCGGGAGCCGCCGTAGCTGTAATTGCGTTTTCTGAGCTTTACTCCATTAGTACCGCGGGTGCGCATGAAGGGATAGTCATAGTACCGACAAAGAGCGAGATAAGCTCAGCAGTTTTCTTAACTCTACCTCTCTACGCGTTCTTTATAGCTTTTGTCCTTGTGACTGTATGGATGCGTGTTGCCAAAACGGCTCTTTTCAGAAGATTTCTTCCTTATATATACGTTGCGGGCTTTGTTCTTTCTTTGGTCTTGATATCTCTCCCGGCTTGGACAGGCAGACTTGATCCGACGCAATGGTTTTACATAGGGCATTCGGTGCACTCTATTTTTACAGTTGGCACTGTGCTCGTGTTGGATTTCTTGATCCTTTCTTCTCAGTCTTCAAATATATTAAAACAACATATTTTTCCCCTGTTTCCGGTGCTTTCCGGCGTGATATGGGTTGGGCTTGGGTTTGATTTTCTTTCCGTATGGTTGGTTTTTGAGGAGGCTCTTAGGTTCACTCCGAAGTTCTTCTTTATGCAAACCGTTATAGGGATATTAATAATCAATGGGATTCTCCTTTCCGGTCCAATAACAAGGGCGATGACAAAAGCAATCAAGAAGAAAGGAATTGAGTTGTCGAAACGAATGACAACATTTGCGAATATAGCCGGTACTATCTCAATAACTTCTTGGCTGAC of Candidatus Campbellbacteria bacterium contains these proteins:
- a CDS encoding DEAD/DEAH box helicase: MDVNKFINKPEVVEEKQEEIPEHSSFNDFEVDERIKKNIIDKGFETPTPIQDKIIPHLLDGLDVVGIANTGTGKTAAFLIPLIDKVLKDPSENILIITPTRELAIQIHDELIELTKKTSVFGVCCVGGAPIERQIRAIERPYTKFVIGTPGRIEDLMDQDILDVSKYNSVVLDEADRMLDMGFIEDMRFILNHMPTERHTMFFSATFSKEIESLVDEFLNKPVRVSVKTGETAKNVEQDVIKIDQKVGKVNVLCELLNEPGFEKVLVFGRTKRGVENLSNALLKKGIKAGSIHGDKSQFQRQRALGLFKENQLQVLIATDVAARGLDISNISHVINFDLPATDEDYIHRIGRTGRADKKGKALTFVE
- a CDS encoding DedA family protein gives rise to the protein MVDFITETISEGSYLGIALLMLVENIFPPIPSELIMPFAGFVAARGEMSVIGVVIAGTLGSVLGTFLWYIAARWFGERRVRAFALKFERWLTLTQKEIDDAQWWFDRKGWLAVLLGRLLPGIRTIISVPAGVARMPVYTFLLLTTIGSLVWVSILTILGLVLDAQYVLVEEWLDPVSKMILFGLIGWYVYRVVTYGMRSKGQKQTDNDSDNYTQL
- a CDS encoding ATP-binding cassette domain-containing protein, which codes for MSGNTIIRFDEVDFDFGYTKPILDEVSFTIRRGSKIALMGQNGAGKSTLFKLFTGEFKPHEGKITNDRNPSIAVAKQVIDTKDLDKTVRDYFQDAFEEVVYDIDPRIDEVLEIVNLEADKDKTLRKFSGGQKARLLLAFALIQKPDIILLDEPTNNLDKKGIEHLRDFLKNYQGTCVVISHDAEFLNYFTNGVLYLDVHTHKVEQYVGNYNDVVKEISSRIAAEERKNAQLKKGIQEKKDKANFFASKGGQMRARAKKMRVEASEMQESKVEIRKEDKVIPNFQIPLQENVPDTVVLFHTISLMKGGEEKEKKKRLELHKGDILLLKGPNGIGKTTFLEKFIETPTRFSEIGPEVKIGYYSQDFSRLDHDATVFEVLKRSAIENNEEKIRATAAKFLIGSDLIFKEIHTLSEGQKGLVSLARLVLEEPALIVLDEPTNHINFRHLPIIAKAVKDFKGVVILVSHNDSFVNEIGETKTLDLETI
- a CDS encoding prepilin-type N-terminal cleavage/methylation domain-containing protein — its product is MNRGFTLVELLGVIVIIGLLSGIILPQINGMREKGRDTERITDVKKMQTSLERYFDRNGEYPDVGSSKTYAVSGDSGDPSCYSGDSIAFPDSGLINLVNQGLISSLPRDPINESNHCYLYRKNYTCSGNMPSGQTTGYVLLFKPENFDTFGGDNGGENGALNWDDNNDWLCVES